Genomic DNA from Pongo pygmaeus isolate AG05252 chromosome 16, NHGRI_mPonPyg2-v2.0_pri, whole genome shotgun sequence:
CTTTTTGGGGCTGTGTAGTTCAGATCTTCTTTATCCATGCTGTTGGGGGCACTGAGATGGTGCTGCTCATAGCCATGGCTTTTGACCGATATGTGGCCATATGTAAGCCTCTCCACTACCTGACCATCATGAACCCACAAAGGTGCATTTTGTTTTTAGTCATTTCCTGGATTGTAGGTATTGTTCACTCAGTGATTCAGTTGGCTTTTGTTGTAGACCTGCCGTTCTGTGGCCCTAATGAATTAGATAGTTTCTTTTATGATCTTCCTTGATTTATCAAACTGGCTTGCATAGAGACCTACACACTGGGATCCATGGTTACTACCAATAGTGGATTTAtttctctggcttcttttttaattctcatgATCTCTTACATCTTTATTTTGGTGACTGTTCAGAAAAAAACTTCAGGTGGTATATTCAAGGCTTTCTCTATGCTGTCAGCTCATGTCACTGTGGTGGTTTTGTTCTTTGGGCCATTaatctttttctatatttctccATTTCCCACATCACATCTGGATAAATTCCTTGCCATCTTTGATGCAGTTATCACTCCTGTTTTGAATCCAGTCATCTATACTTTTAGGAATAAAGAGATGAAGGTGGCAATGAGAAGACGATGCTCTCAGTTTGTGAATTACAgtaaaatcttttaaatatattgagaATATACAAAAAGGCAAATTATACTAGAATTTCAGACAGATATGTGCTAAGTAAGCTATGTTACATTTAACCAGAATATCACTTTCTACTAGTATGTgttgtgttgtcttttttttttcttcccaaattgaaTTGTGATATCAATCTCTTGCTTATGTAAGAGATTTAAAGATTAAACAGTGTGGCTACTTTATCTCACCAACATTCTTACCTATATATAGTGTCAAATAGAATTACTCTAAATGTTAAACAATCCATTTTGAATGTCAGTATGTGGTTTATTgaccattttctattttttccatttaaggTAGATTATCTTGCTTTAAAGATGAAGGTTAATTTTTACTAGACTTACTGATTTGTCTTACTATGTAGCtaagttgtttttttattttttcagctcaTTATCTGTTAGCTATTTATTTGCTTATCCTTTTTCAAAGTCCATAAAGAGaaactacacttttttttttaaagaggaattTTGGTATAAAGAATTAACTAAGTATAAAATTGtgttaaataaattttgtggGAGCTACTGTTTTGAACTAGCCTCCTGTATTAGGCCCCAGCCGAccaggtgatatagtttggctctgtgtccccacccaaatctcatcttgcattataatacccatgtgtcaagggaagaACCCgaggggaggtgattggattatgggaaTAACGTGGCTTCCCCcctgttgttctcatgatagtgagtgagtctcacgagatctgatggttttataagctactggcatttcccctgcttgcactcactccttCCCACCACCTTGCGAAGAAGAGGTCTGCTCCCCTTTGACTTCCACCGTGTttataagtttcttgaggcctctccagccatgcagaactgtgagtcaattaaatctcgttcgttataaattaccaagtcatgggtatttctttatagcagtgtagaATGAGCTAATACAGCAGGCAAACCAGAACAGTCACTTGTGCTAGGTGCCGCGTAATCAGACTGAACTTCAAAATTAGCCATTTTCAACCACCCCCATCAcccccaaaaaaaccccacattacAATCAGGCTGAGTCACTATAATACAAAAGTCCCTTCTGTTTTAAGTATCTTTGAAAAGGCCAATCCATTTTTTGTCTCTGATTCTGCTGTCTTCAGCCTTTTTCTGCCTACAAAGCCAAGCTTTTCTGGCTCAGCTCATTGAGAACATTCATTCTATTTGATAGAACAAGGTATTGCCCAATTCTAGAATCActaataaaagccaattagatctTTAAAATGGTAACTTCATAATTTTGACAGTTGTTAAttagttatttgaaaaaaatgaactttaagATAAAAATGTAGCATTTGTAGGAAGCAGCTTTCACCCCTAGAAAgggggaaataaaagaaagaggttagaACTACtaagacttaaataaataaaacaccccAAACTCTTAAAGCTCGGAGGAAGAACCTGAGGAGGTGAAACTCAAATATCTGAGCAGAGGCGGATGCTGCCTGGCTGGTGCTAGTGTCTTTGAGCTTAGAGGAGGCCCTGTGGGTCAGAACACACCCTGGAGGAAGAGGCACCACTGGCCAGTGCAGGTGTTCCTGAGGAGGGTGTGAGGAGCAGAGCTCCTCTAGCATCGGAAAAACTAACTGGATTCAgctgctgctttggaaaacaaccAAGGTTGCTGAGGTGATGAGTGTGGTTGGGTGATGCTGACAGGCACAGCAAGCAGAGAGGAGGCAAACAGGAAGAAGCAAGTCCCTTCTTCTATCTCCAGCCTTGCAACTTCCCTCTAGTATCCCTAATGGTGAGTCCAAGCAAGGAgaagctgaaaagaaaaaagagaaagttggCA
This window encodes:
- the LOC129013780 gene encoding LOW QUALITY PROTEIN: olfactory receptor 4F6-like (The sequence of the model RefSeq protein was modified relative to this genomic sequence to represent the inferred CDS: substituted 1 base at 1 genomic stop codon); the encoded protein is MDEANHSVVSEFVFLGLSDSWKIQLLLFLFFSVFYVSSLMGNLLTVLTVTSDPRLQSPMYFLLANLSIIDLVFCSSTAPKMIYDLFRKHKTISFWGCVVQIFFIHAVGGTEMVLLIAMAFDRYVAICKPLHYLTIMNPQRCILFLVISWIVGIVHSVIQLAFVVDLPFCGPNELDSFFYDLPXFIKLACIETYTLGSMVTTNSGFISLASFLILMISYIFILVTVQKKTSGGIFKAFSMLSAHVTVVVLFFGPLIFFYISPFPTSHLDKFLAIFDAVITPVLNPVIYTFRNKEMKVAMRRRCSQFVNYSKIF